The DNA window AGCAGCGCAGCGAGAAAGAGCCGCGCTCCTGCTGCCGATGCTCCGTCATGTGAGTCCGGAAAAGGAGGCGCCCGTCGGTCTCGAAGCCGCAAACGTGACACCTGAGCACGCGGGAGGGGGGGGTGAGTGTTTCTCGTATCCGTGGCGACAAAGCGAGCTTCTCAGTGGATGACCTCCGGCCACTCACCTGTAGAAGAAGCTCACACTTCCCGGCGGGCTGCTTGGATTTCCTAGAGGAGACAAAATCATCAATGTCTtccgatttttctttttctcaatcTTTTGCACATCTTTAAAGTTTGTATTCAACTTTCtatgaaatgattttatttgttgtcaCACGTTGTTCTTGCACgccaaactatttttttctgttgcagtTTTTTGCAACCCCAAAAGTACTTTTAGTTCTGTAGCCAACAAAGTGCTTTGTCACGTCCATCGAGCCTCGCCCGCTCTTGTGGCTCGATGTTTTGCCATTAAAAGGCGCACGTCAGACATGTAAACAAACTGCCAGATCTGCACGCCGCAATGAGTTTACGCTGTCGTCAGTCAATGAACGATTAATAATCGTAACAATAGAGGGCCCCGAAATCCAATTTTGCTTAGGAGGTTctgactgtgcgtgtgtgtgtgtgttttataccATATGCAGGCTGCAAAGGGCAGGACCAGGCTGGCTCCGCCTTCACGACTGGACTGGATGTGACACAAAGACATGTTGCTTATGATGCtgcagtagaagaagaagaagaagaaagtatcGGAACACGTGCCTGCTCCTGGCGGGGGGGGCGGTCCACTGTCCCGGCGCACCGCTGGACTTAGCGACCCGTTCTGGAGACCAAGAGCAGAACGTGAATGCGGCGCCGGACGAGTCAAACGCGGGCCGCGCTGCGCGACGCTACCTGAGAGCTGGTGCAGCAGCGTGGACGCCAGGTTGACAGACATGTCCTGCCACAGCGCCGCACGCAGGCAATGCTCCGCCATCTTGGCTCCGGAACACAACTGGTCACCGAAGAACTGCCGCTCCTCCACGGCGACCCCCGAGAACAACCTGGGTCGGGCCTCCTCCATTTTTCCACTGAGGAGAATCTGCTCCGCCAAAGTGGCCGCGGAGATCTCCTGCTCCTCCTGTTTGACGCCAAGCGGAACATTAGGAAGAACGCCGTCCAGATGCGGAtgcgccgtcgccgccgccccGCCGTGCTCTCTTTTGACGGCCACAAGATGGTGAGCCCCGTCGCTCGGAGACGACAGCCCTCGGACGTCTGTTATTGGTCGCTCACGGATGACACCCGACATCCTCGGCGTGCCGATTTCCAcgctctcctcttcctctttgacctTCGCGTCGGGCCGGGTCAGGAGCTGACtctctgtcaatcaaaacattcTTTGCTCACGTCCTCCATCAGTCAACAGCAGAGTGCATTTGGTTCCTGCGCCTTACGCAACTTAATCCACAACTATCGTTGTTGCAGTGGCTAGCTTGATACTGAATTCATCCACCAGGAAAATTCGCTGTTGCGGCAGTCTCCACAACGACAAAAGGCaaagcagccatgttgaatTACTAATGCTgttgaaaatatgaataaacTGTATTTTCTAACGAAACCGTTGAACGGAATGCGGGTCGATCGGTCACGCCTGGAGTCTGCGAGCTAGGAAACACTTAGTTTAAGTTCTGTTGGCCAGGGCCGCTGATCTGACCGCACACGCGCACCGGAGGCAGTGCGGCCGAGAAAAACgcaacaaaatgaagacaacTGACGTCTGTGGCCTGCGATCggccggcgaccagtccggggacGACCCGCCGCCCCCAACGGGACAAGCGCTATGGAAAACGGATGcgtgcacgcacgcgcacaaaccTGCCAGTTTCCTGAGCAGATCCGAAGCCAGCGTGTGGCCGGCGGCGTCCCCCTCGGGCGTGTGCGTGAGCGAGGGCGGATCGGGACTGGCCCCGGGCCCGTCGGGGGACAGGGCCAGGCCCGGCTCCTCCTGCTGCCCGCCTCGTCCCTCCGCTAGACTCCCAGGGAGCACCTGGGCCTTCTGGGTGGCCTCTGAAGACACGCACAAAGAAGACATCAGACAGACGGCGCCTGagtggcttttcttttttttttttttttttccactacctGACAGCCTAATGAGAAGGTCAGACGCCATCTTGCTGCTGACATCAGGGCTGAAGAGCGAGGTCGCCGCCAGGAAGGGGCTCGAACCGGCCGCGCGCGTCCCCGGCGGCCGGTGAGCCGCCCGCGTGTGTCGCCGGACCGCGtccggcggaggaggaggaggaagaggaggaagaggaggccgCAACACGCTCGGCCCACGCTTCATTTTCCAGCGACGATCGGGAACGGAGTCACACTCACAAGAGAGGCGAGCGATACGAGAGGAGGGATGCTAAAATAAGACGTGAATGTTCTTGGCCGCTCGGAGGCGAGGAGAGCATGATGGAAAGCTGCTCCCCCCGACTGCTTCTGACCTGCGAGCGAAGGACGGACGACGGCTTACGAGGGAGACACAAAAGCCCGTCAAAGTCAATCTTCGAATCAGGCGCTTCTGGAATGGAGGAAGCCTGATCAAAGTGTCATGATcacatcgccatggtaacagcCTGCATCATCTCCTGTCCTGACCTTATTTGCAAGAATCAATTCTGATCGCGGGTGAGTAAAAATATCGATTAATCGATGCATCGGAACATTCCCGCCCCTAAATTTGAGGctttcatttttcacttttgtgcACCAAATGCACGAATgagttatttgttattgttattatcttAGTGAATCGACATCAAATAATTGAATGCCGAATCGCAAGCTAAACAATCCAAATCGAATCGAGCCATGAGGTTCGTAACAATACCCAACCCAATAGTCATCAATAATGATCAGCAAGCTGCGAAATTTGAAAATTTCCCAAATGTTCTGCtcgtgtcaatcaaaattggcTCAAAAGGTTTTTGTAAAACGATGACAATAGTCATCAGAAAAGAGTTGTGGCTATTCATTCCGCTGAAACTattacaatgaaaataattaacAACACTAAGAATCGAACACTGAATCGGTCCACTCTGAACCTTGTCAGCCTCTCGGCTCGACATCCGTGACCCCGTACCTCCATCCCGCCCTGCTCGGTACCAGTcggacgcccccccccccccccccccccccccccccccaccccaccccaaccGGACTTGGCTCTTCGCCGGTCCCCCTCTCCCTTATCCGCCACAACATGGCTGACACGCCGAGTCACAAAGTCAATTCCCGGCGTGGGAGGACGGTGCGCCAATTTGGTACCGAGCACGCGGCCAATTTGTTCCGTTCCAGCTGGTACCGGGAAGGAGGGCAGGTGTCAAGAGCCCAGTCCCCTCCATCACGCCCCTGCAACACGGCTCAACGGAACTCGACCTCACGAGACCTCTGAAGTCATCGGCTCGGGTCACGTCGCGTCGACAAGCCGCCCCGGGACGACCGGACGACGCCTTctcgccgccccccccccccccccccccgcccctcctcATCCTCCGAGACTTACCGGTACCGGGGGGgggcaggcggcggcggcggttgAGATGGTGCAGTCCGGGGCAGAGCCTATATATAGACCACAAATGATCCCTCCCGCGTCGACCTCCGGGCTTCCTCGCCACTTTGCAGTCGTGCCAGTGAAGGttggcaggggggggggggggggcgaggggaGGAGTGAGGAGGCCAAAGCCGCGGGGAGACGTCTTGTTCCAGGCCGACAAGAGGATGACGGGTCGGTCACTGAGCAGGGCAGATGGagctttcctctctctctctctctctcgtgcaCGCGTGCGCACGCTCTCGTGtgagcgcgcgcgcgcacgagcgagagagagagcggacgagagagagagagagagagagagagagaaagaaagagggaCGCAGTGGCTCTGTCCACGCGCCACGCGAGGTGAACAATTTTGCCCGTTTGAGGCGATCACAACAGCGCAGTCGAGACTTTTTCGCACAAGCACCAGCCAGAGCCGGAATGGAACCCAGTGGCGTGTTGCTGTGCTGAAATGCTGGCAAAGGAATTTCGCCATCTAGATTCTCTTTCCGACCACTTTGGACTTTTACTCCCTTCATTTGAAAACGGAAATCTGTACTTTCTTCTCGTTacattgtcaaaataggctcccTTCCTTTTTCCCAACCGAGGCGCAAGAAGAAAATAGAGAGGTAAAGCCAGTTGagagagaagcaagatattccccatccgtgGCCTTATAAACAGCATCATGCGGCATGTAACGTGATTAGTTATTTTTCTTAGTACGATGTAAGTTCATAAAATAGGGAAGTGTGTTTCCTCATTGTGGCAAGTTATCAAGACAGATACTATatgtaattgacagtaaaaaaaaatttaaaaaaatgcatttttttttatttgctacttTTGTTCCTTTACGGACGGACAGGAaacagtacttctacttttccCAGTTTTTATGGACACTGTGCACACTGTGTGTGCGGGGGATGCACAGTACTTTTGTCTCCTCTTGCGCCCCAAGTGGCCACCGGCTGTAATTGAAAATGGCCCTTCTGTTTAAAACGGCGACCTGTGCGGtattttggggctttttttcatggactgacacaaagtgcTGACTGTTAAGCACTAAATTGGCCATTTTGCGAGAAAATGACATtgtaaatgttgcttttcaacTTCATGTCAGTAACACGCAGGCACGTTTACTGCTGCAGTAACAAGCATGAGCCTCTAGAGGGAGCGATAGCAGTAAAGCGAGAAAAATGAGAGTCCACCAGAGTGAACAAAGTGTGCGAGACGGCAGCAAACTGTCACTTTTATTTTACTGCATCATCAGTACATTCAAAGACATGTTGGATTTGAGGTTGGCCTTCACAGGTCCTTCTGACCGTCCTCGTCGCAGGTGCAGCACAAACGCTACGTTGCAACGCTACCCCGCGCGTACCCCGTAGGCACAGACGCAATCAGCGCTACGTTAACGGAAACATTTTGGTGCAGCCATGACACATTcgacaaatgaagaaaaacttgAGATTCCGAGTGACATCTTTCGTGCTGTCAGTGGTCCACCGCTGGTCAAAGTTCATGCTGGTTTTGGGCCCAACCTGTGAAAGCCGACTTGGACGAAACCCCAGAGTGGACACTCTGACCCGGATCAACTGGACTTTATGTTTTCCCGTGGCACACTAGACGATCTCTCAAGGTACTTTAACGTGGGTGAGAATCACTGCAGTGGCACTGGATTGGATTTTGTGTCAACTGGGGGCAAGAGGAGGGACTTGCCTCTGTTAAATGTTTGGGAGATCCTGGAGGAAGGCGGCTGCAGCTGGTGTACATCCTGTTGGTGTGTCGGTGGGGCGCGGGCGGGGGCGGGGTTAATCCTGTAGAAGCAGATCTTCTAGAAAAcacaagaccaaaaaaaaaacaaaaaacaaaaaaatccagttCTTTCCACAACATCAGATAGATCTGCATCCTTTCTAGTCTTCAACAGGCTTTTTGTTCGAATCATAGCTGACGCAGGAGCAGCTCTACTTCCTGTGGTTCTATGTCAACTGGCCCCCTCACTTCAGAGCCCCCCGGCCCGAAATCCCTCAAACGTAAAGCTCGTCTTCACATACTTGCTCTCACACGACAGCTGCTGTGCAACACTGCCACGACATCCTAGCAAGGTAGGAACAAACGTCATGTCTCGCTATTTACATCGACCTTTTGTTTGGACTATTTGCTACATGTACGTTGAAGTTATCCTGAGAACGGTCAAAAGACTTCATTTaggtttcaaatcaaaacataTAAATGATGATAGTATTGCTCTACCCAGCCCAAAGGTCAAGCTGATCGATTCCTCTGTACTTCCTGTCAAGATG is part of the Phyllopteryx taeniolatus isolate TA_2022b chromosome 23, UOR_Ptae_1.2, whole genome shotgun sequence genome and encodes:
- the LOC133472719 gene encoding zinc finger X-chromosomal protein-like — protein: MKRGPSVLRPPLPPLPPPPPPDAVRRHTRAAHRPPGTRAAGSSPFLAATSLFSPDVSSKMASDLLIRLSEATQKAQVLPGSLAEGRGGQQEEPGLALSPDGPGASPDPPSLTHTPEGDAAGHTLASDLLRKLAESQLLTRPDAKVKEEEESVEIGTPRMSGVIRERPITDVRGLSSPSDGAHHLVAVKREHGGAAATAHPHLDGVLPNVPLGVKQEEQEISAATLAEQILLSGKMEEARPRLFSGVAVEERQFFGDQLCSGAKMAEHCLRAALWQDMSVNLASTLLHQLSERVAKSSGAPGQWTAPPARSSPVVKAEPAWSCPLQPAYGNPSSPPGSVSFFYRCHVCGFETDGRLLFRTHMTEHRQQERGSFSLRCCVCDHSTNQEAAMRAHANKHLLGGAIRCPLALPAGGGPTVATATPPETSTSEHRCRICQRSFPGQPELLVHFQGHRQGNQYRCERCGHLTRTANKLVEHVRVHTGERPFTCHLCPYSAKRRDSLRLHCKVKHGAAAAAAAAASHTPGNVHTHRSYVHADDPSKHVRRLHTSVPSSSSSSPHLPLHPSLCELAGWRDLSPLVPITTLLSLKPHASAPPPSSSSSSSSSANKHSFLGYLGLASS